From Penicillium psychrofluorescens genome assembly, chromosome: 1, one genomic window encodes:
- a CDS encoding uncharacterized protein (ID:PFLUO_000366-T1.cds;~source:funannotate) → MAARITGQVPTMLARRQPISYVSRRLASSSAPQFQNPAYPLYPSVTQLLHQKGIPDSEVSKIPASGPKGRLLKGDVLAYLGQIANDYPSTQAATLAKLMHLDLNNVKIAAPAPAPAPEKKEEEALAKPLPMASVALSVSLSAVLSAQKKIQEGLGVTVPLSRFLAIATDLANDDLPRSSNEKPSVDELFDEILGAEPIHTSRGDYIPDLNAVEAPETLRHSTPAQEDIIDFLSSKTQPRTIPSFVDAPSGSAINVFSLTVPATEELRAKVFLERIQTLLQVEPARLVL, encoded by the exons ATGGCCGCCAGAATCACGGGCCAGGTCCCGACAATGCTTGCCCGCCGGCAGCCGATTTCCTATGTTTCTAGAC GCCTCGCATCTTCCTCCGCCCCTCAATTCCAAAACCCCGCCTATCCTCTCTATCCCTCCGTCACACAACTCCTGCACCAGAAGGGCATTCCCGACTCCGAAGTATCCAAGATCCCCGCCTCCGGACCCAAGGGCCGGCTCCTGAAGGGCGATGTCCTCGCCTACCTTGGTCAGATCGCCAATGACTACCCCTCGACGCAAGCCGCGACCCTCGCGAAGCTCATGCACCTGGACCTGAACAACGTCAAAATCGCCGCTCCGGCTCCGGCCCCGGCCccggagaagaaagaagaggaggctcTCGCCAAGCCGCTGCCCATGGCTTCAGTCGCGCTGTCAGTTTCGTTGTCTGCCGTGCTGTCCGCTcagaagaagatccaagAGGGTTTGGGGGTGACGGTCCCGCTATCCAGGTTCCTGGCTATCGCGACGGATCTGGCGAACGATGACCTCCCGCGCTCGTCGAACGAGAAGCCCTCTGTCGATGAGCTGTTCGATGAGATCCTCGGCGCAGAGCCAATTCACACATCTCGCGGCGACTATATCCCCGACTTGAACGCCGTCGAGGCGCCCGAGACCCTGCGCCATTCAACGCCGGCGCAAGAGGATATCATTGATTTCCTGAGCAGCAAGACGCAACCTCGGACAATCCCTTCGTTTGTCGACGCCCCATCTGGCTCCGCGATTAATGTGTTCAGTCTGACCGTCCCCGCTAcggaggagctgcgcgccAAGGTCTTCCTGGAGCGGATCCAGACTCTGTTGCAGGTTGAGCCTGCACGGCTGGTTCTATAA